One part of the Streptomyces sp. AM 2-1-1 genome encodes these proteins:
- the pknB gene encoding Stk1 family PASTA domain-containing Ser/Thr kinase — MEEPRRLGGRYELGSVLGRGGMAEVYLAHDTRLGRTVAVKTLRADLARDPSFQARFRREAQSAASLNHPAIVAVYDTGEDYVDGVSIPYIVMEYVDGSTLRELLHSGRRLLPERILEMTVGILQALEYSHRAQIVHRDIKPANVMLTRTGQVKVMDFGIARAMGDSGMTMTQTAAVIGTAQYLSPEQAKGEQVDARSDLYSTGCLLYELLAVRPPFIGDSPVAVAYQHVREEPQPPSNFDPEITPEMDAIVLKALTKDPDYRYQSADEMRADIEACLDGRPVAAAAAMGAAGYGAYGGYDGGYGGDQPTTALRAAEGGGPQTSMMPPLNPDDGGYGYDDRPGRRRQKKSNTSTILLVVAGVLVLIGAILIGQVVFSKKESDATVPVPNLVGLTLQQAQQRADNSDLLLKVGEEKPCEDQEKGKVCSQNPKSGELDKNDTVEVVVSTGAPKVEVPDVTEKSEDNARKRLEDKGFTVKVKREQSEATPGTVTEQSPDGGSEAEKESEVTITVATEKLLSMPNVSTNGRTYDQAQGQLAALGFTNIAREDVDGTAAVNTVVGQTPEANSQQAKDVRIVLKVSKGPPQPEQTTVPDLTGHTLGEAKAMLAQNGLVLGNVDGSTDDNARVFGFDPPANQPLAKNSPVNVKTVGGGGGGEAGDFFGGLTG, encoded by the coding sequence ATGGAAGAGCCGCGTCGCCTCGGCGGCCGGTACGAGCTGGGCTCGGTGCTCGGCCGTGGTGGCATGGCCGAGGTCTACCTCGCGCACGACACCCGGCTCGGCCGCACTGTGGCCGTGAAGACGCTCCGGGCCGACCTGGCCCGCGATCCGTCCTTCCAGGCCCGGTTCCGCCGTGAGGCCCAGTCCGCCGCCTCGCTCAACCACCCCGCGATCGTCGCCGTCTACGACACCGGCGAGGACTACGTGGACGGGGTCTCGATCCCGTACATCGTGATGGAGTACGTGGACGGCTCCACGCTCCGTGAACTCCTGCACTCCGGTCGCAGACTGCTGCCCGAGCGCATCCTGGAGATGACGGTCGGGATCCTGCAGGCGCTGGAGTACTCGCACCGCGCCCAGATCGTCCACCGCGACATCAAGCCGGCCAACGTCATGCTGACGCGCACCGGCCAGGTCAAGGTCATGGACTTCGGCATCGCCCGCGCGATGGGTGACTCCGGCATGACGATGACGCAGACCGCCGCGGTCATCGGCACCGCCCAGTACCTCTCGCCGGAGCAGGCCAAGGGCGAGCAGGTCGACGCCCGCTCCGACCTCTACTCCACCGGCTGCCTGCTGTACGAACTGCTGGCGGTACGCCCCCCGTTCATCGGGGACTCGCCCGTCGCGGTGGCCTACCAGCACGTCCGCGAGGAGCCGCAGCCGCCGAGCAACTTCGACCCCGAGATCACGCCCGAGATGGACGCGATCGTGCTGAAGGCGCTCACCAAGGACCCCGACTACCGCTACCAGTCGGCCGACGAGATGCGCGCCGACATCGAGGCCTGCCTCGACGGCCGCCCGGTCGCGGCGGCCGCGGCCATGGGCGCGGCCGGTTACGGGGCATACGGCGGGTACGACGGCGGCTACGGCGGCGACCAGCCCACCACCGCCCTGCGCGCCGCCGAGGGCGGTGGCCCGCAGACGTCGATGATGCCGCCGCTCAACCCCGACGACGGCGGGTACGGCTACGACGACCGCCCCGGCCGGCGCCGTCAGAAGAAGAGCAACACCTCGACGATCCTCCTGGTCGTGGCGGGCGTCCTCGTGCTGATCGGCGCCATCCTGATCGGTCAGGTCGTCTTCAGCAAGAAGGAGAGCGACGCCACGGTTCCGGTGCCGAACCTGGTCGGCCTGACCCTGCAGCAGGCCCAGCAGCGCGCGGACAACTCCGATCTGCTCCTCAAGGTCGGCGAGGAGAAGCCGTGCGAGGACCAGGAGAAGGGCAAGGTCTGCTCGCAGAACCCGAAGAGCGGTGAGCTCGACAAGAACGACACCGTAGAGGTCGTCGTCTCCACCGGAGCTCCCAAGGTCGAGGTCCCGGACGTCACCGAGAAGTCCGAGGACAACGCCCGCAAGAGGCTGGAGGACAAGGGGTTCACCGTCAAGGTGAAGCGCGAGCAGTCCGAGGCCACGCCGGGGACGGTGACCGAGCAGAGCCCGGACGGCGGCTCCGAAGCGGAGAAGGAGTCCGAGGTGACGATCACCGTCGCCACGGAGAAGCTCCTCTCCATGCCGAACGTGTCGACGAACGGCCGTACCTACGACCAGGCGCAGGGTCAGCTGGCCGCTCTCGGGTTCACCAACATCGCCCGGGAGGACGTCGACGGGACCGCAGCGGTGAACACCGTGGTCGGCCAGACCCCGGAGGCCAACAGCCAGCAGGCCAAGGACGTCCGGATCGTGCTGAAGGTCTCCAAGGGCCCGCCGCAGCCCGAGCAGACGACCGTCCCGGACCTCACGGGCCACACGCTCGGCGAGGCGAAGGCGATGCTCGCGCAGAACGGGCTGGTGCTCGGCAACGTCGACGGCTCGACCGACGACAACGCCCGCGTCTTCGGTTTCGACCCGCCGGCCAACCAGCCGCTCGCCAAGAACAGCCCGGTCAACGTGAAGACGGTCGGCGGCGGTGGCGGTGGCGAGGCCGGCGACTTCTTCGGGGGACTCACCGGCTGA
- a CDS encoding helix-turn-helix transcriptional regulator: MDAAQQEATARARELQRSWYGEPLGALFRRLIDDLGLNQARLAAALGLSAPMLSQLMSGQRAKIGNPAVVQRVQALQELAVQVADGSVSAGEATDRMDQIKKSQGGSVLSSTGQTTTSGQAPTVRRVVREIQSLLRSVSAAGDIIEAADSLAPTHPELAEFLRVYGAGRTADAVAHYEGHQN; this comes from the coding sequence ATGGACGCAGCGCAGCAAGAGGCCACCGCAAGAGCCAGGGAGCTGCAGCGCAGTTGGTACGGGGAGCCGCTCGGCGCGCTCTTCCGCCGGCTCATAGATGACCTTGGCCTGAATCAGGCCCGGCTCGCCGCCGCGCTCGGGCTCTCCGCGCCCATGCTCTCCCAGCTGATGAGCGGCCAGCGGGCCAAGATCGGCAACCCGGCGGTGGTCCAACGCGTCCAGGCCCTGCAGGAGCTCGCCGTCCAGGTCGCGGACGGCAGCGTCAGCGCGGGTGAGGCCACCGACCGGATGGACCAGATCAAGAAGTCCCAGGGGGGATCGGTTCTGTCCAGCACCGGCCAGACCACCACCAGCGGCCAGGCGCCCACCGTCCGCCGCGTCGTGCGCGAGATCCAGTCGCTGCTGCGGTCGGTCTCGGCGGCCGGCGACATCATCGAAGCGGCCGACTCCCTCGCCCCGACCCACCCGGAACTGGCAGAGTTCCTCAGGGTGTACGGCGCGGGTCGCACCGCGGACGCCGTCGCGCACTACGAAGGACACCAGAACTAA
- a CDS encoding class E sortase — protein sequence MATKTEHEARADEPAPPAGAAPAARHPVAAAVSVFGELLITAGVVLGLFVAYSLWWTNVVADRAADEQGNAVRDGWGAASGPGALDTGGGVGFLHVPAMRNGEVLVKKGTDTAILNDGVAGYYTDPIPAALPGEPRGNFTLAAHRDGHGAKFHNIDKLHDGDAIVFETEDTWYVYKVFKTLPETTKYNVDVLQQVPKEAGVTKPGRYITLTTCTPVYTSKYRYVVWGELERTEKVDADRTPPAELR from the coding sequence GTGGCGACGAAGACCGAGCACGAGGCGCGGGCCGACGAACCCGCGCCCCCGGCCGGAGCGGCGCCCGCCGCGCGTCATCCGGTCGCGGCGGCCGTCAGCGTCTTCGGTGAACTCCTCATCACCGCGGGGGTGGTGCTCGGCCTCTTCGTCGCGTACTCCCTGTGGTGGACCAACGTCGTGGCCGACCGCGCGGCCGACGAGCAGGGCAACGCGGTCCGCGACGGCTGGGGGGCCGCCTCCGGTCCGGGTGCGCTGGACACCGGGGGCGGCGTCGGCTTCCTGCACGTGCCGGCCATGAGGAACGGCGAGGTGCTGGTCAAGAAGGGCACGGACACCGCGATCCTCAACGACGGCGTCGCCGGCTACTACACCGATCCCATCCCGGCCGCGCTGCCGGGGGAACCCCGGGGCAACTTCACCCTCGCCGCCCACCGGGACGGGCACGGAGCGAAGTTCCACAACATCGACAAGCTGCACGACGGTGACGCGATCGTCTTCGAGACCGAGGACACCTGGTACGTCTACAAGGTGTTCAAGACGCTCCCGGAGACCACGAAGTACAACGTCGACGTGCTCCAGCAGGTGCCGAAGGAGGCGGGCGTGACGAAGCCCGGCCGCTACATCACCCTGACGACCTGTACTCCGGTCTACACCTCGAAGTACCGCTACGTCGTCTGGGGCGAACTCGAGCGTACGGAGAAGGTCGACGCCGACCGCACTCCCCCGGCCGAACTGCGCTGA
- a CDS encoding class E sortase has protein sequence MTARRPEHDAAQEYPRGRGTGGSFEEAVGRLDDPLNDPLPGGHPPSRPHHAGPDPVESVPRRPPADRPPTGGRVVEGVVVESSLRPRTGREQPPPLSTPPRHYQSPQQATYGPQEGFRRAAGPGEWYDPAGHGGDHRDWYGQERQPQHPGPARPTAAGFGTGAGPGPVDGAPAAGPARTSGRHASPAAPDPVTGPYPATAPDSATAPDSATGPYPAPGQRDEVVTALIPVLDERATGATRTGRGPEDGPAPDGPAPGGRAERRRAAKAGTRRRAPRQPAPAGGGARAEGAPPARPMSRVEARKAARAAKDSPAVVVSRVTGELFISLGVLMLLFVAYQLWWTNVRADRIAGQETHKMQDQWATGDRDPGTFAPGQGFAVMHIPKLDVVAPIAEGTSKEKVLDRGMIGHYSEGSLKTAMPSDPTGNFAVAGHRNTHGEPFRYVNRLVPGDKVVVETQDAYYTYEMVKTLAQTSPSNVSVISPVPAGSGFTAPGRYLTLTTCTPEFTSTYRLIVWGKMVEERPRSEGKPDALLD, from the coding sequence GTGACCGCACGCCGTCCCGAGCACGACGCCGCTCAGGAGTACCCGCGCGGGCGCGGGACGGGCGGCTCGTTCGAGGAGGCGGTCGGCCGGCTGGACGATCCGTTGAACGACCCCCTGCCGGGCGGCCACCCTCCGTCCCGGCCGCACCACGCCGGGCCGGATCCGGTGGAGAGCGTTCCGCGCCGCCCGCCGGCCGACCGTCCGCCCACGGGAGGACGTGTCGTCGAGGGCGTGGTGGTGGAGAGCTCCCTGCGGCCCCGTACGGGACGGGAACAGCCGCCGCCCCTCTCCACCCCGCCCCGGCACTATCAGAGCCCTCAACAGGCCACGTACGGGCCGCAGGAGGGCTTCCGGCGGGCTGCCGGGCCCGGCGAGTGGTACGACCCCGCGGGTCACGGGGGTGACCACCGTGACTGGTACGGGCAGGAGCGGCAGCCGCAGCATCCCGGCCCGGCCAGGCCCACCGCAGCCGGCTTCGGGACGGGCGCCGGGCCCGGGCCGGTGGACGGCGCCCCCGCGGCGGGCCCCGCCCGTACCTCCGGCCGCCACGCGTCCCCCGCCGCGCCGGACCCCGTCACCGGTCCGTACCCCGCCACCGCGCCGGACTCCGCCACCGCGCCGGACTCCGCCACCGGGCCGTACCCCGCTCCCGGGCAGCGGGACGAGGTGGTGACCGCCCTCATCCCCGTTCTGGACGAGCGCGCGACCGGAGCGACCCGCACCGGTCGGGGCCCGGAGGACGGCCCCGCTCCCGACGGCCCCGCCCCGGGCGGGCGGGCCGAGCGGCGCCGGGCGGCGAAGGCGGGCACGCGCCGCCGCGCCCCGCGGCAGCCGGCCCCGGCCGGCGGGGGTGCCAGGGCAGAGGGTGCGCCGCCCGCCCGGCCGATGTCGCGGGTGGAGGCCCGCAAGGCGGCCCGGGCGGCCAAGGACAGTCCGGCCGTGGTCGTCAGCCGGGTCACCGGTGAGCTCTTCATATCGCTCGGCGTGCTGATGCTGCTGTTCGTCGCCTACCAGCTCTGGTGGACCAACGTGCGGGCCGACCGGATCGCCGGCCAGGAGACCCACAAGATGCAGGACCAGTGGGCGACCGGCGACCGGGATCCCGGGACCTTCGCGCCCGGCCAGGGCTTCGCGGTCATGCACATCCCGAAGCTGGACGTCGTCGCGCCCATCGCGGAGGGCACCAGCAAGGAGAAGGTCCTCGACCGGGGCATGATCGGCCACTACAGCGAGGGTTCGCTGAAGACCGCGATGCCGTCCGACCCCACGGGGAACTTCGCGGTGGCCGGTCACCGCAACACCCATGGTGAGCCGTTCCGTTACGTCAACAGACTCGTACCGGGCGACAAGGTCGTGGTCGAGACCCAGGACGCGTACTACACCTACGAGATGGTGAAGACGCTCGCGCAGACCTCGCCCTCCAACGTGTCGGTGATCAGCCCGGTGCCCGCCGGATCCGGTTTCACGGCGCCCGGCCGCTACCTGACTCTGACCACCTGTACACCGGAGTTCACCAGTACCTACCGTCTGATCGTCTGGGGCAAGATGGTCGAGGAGCGGCCGCGGAGCGAGGGCAAGCCCGACGCTCTCCTGGACTGA
- a CDS encoding DUF881 domain-containing protein produces the protein MSNLADSPEGAARRTSKWPVRVLTAAVFALAGLIFVTSANTARGTNIRSDSSLLKLSDLIRERSDKNGELTDSNAAVRARIDALAQRGDGSTEAEDARRLALEKSAGTTKIKGKSVSVTLDDAPPDATANPGYPEPQPNDLVIHQQDLQAVVNALWDGGAQGIEVMDQRLISTSAVRCVGNTLILQGRVYSPPYTVTAVGDPGELRKALGASTALQNYQLYVKAYGLGWKVDEDDDATLPAYAGTIDLPYAQPVE, from the coding sequence TTGAGCAATCTCGCGGACTCTCCCGAAGGGGCGGCCCGGCGCACCTCGAAGTGGCCGGTCCGGGTGCTCACCGCTGCCGTTTTCGCGCTGGCCGGTCTGATCTTCGTCACCAGCGCCAACACGGCCAGGGGCACCAACATCCGCAGCGACTCCTCCCTGCTCAAGCTCTCCGACCTCATCCGTGAGCGGAGCGACAAGAACGGGGAGCTGACCGACTCGAACGCGGCCGTGCGCGCGCGCATCGACGCGCTGGCACAGCGCGGCGACGGCAGCACGGAGGCGGAGGACGCCCGGCGCCTGGCGCTGGAAAAATCGGCCGGCACCACGAAGATCAAGGGGAAGTCCGTCAGCGTCACGCTCGACGACGCTCCGCCGGACGCCACCGCGAACCCGGGATACCCGGAGCCGCAGCCCAACGACCTGGTGATCCACCAGCAGGACCTGCAGGCCGTCGTCAACGCGCTGTGGGACGGCGGGGCCCAGGGCATCGAGGTCATGGACCAGCGGCTCATCTCCACCAGCGCGGTCCGCTGCGTGGGCAACACCCTGATCCTCCAGGGCCGCGTCTACTCGCCCCCGTACACGGTCACGGCCGTCGGCGACCCCGGCGAGCTCCGCAAGGCGCTCGGCGCCTCCACGGCCCTGCAGAACTACCAGCTGTACGTGAAGGCCTACGGCCTCGGCTGGAAGGTCGACGAGGACGATGACGCGACCCTGCCGGCGTACGCGGGCACGATCGACCTCCCTTACGCGCAGCCCGTCGAGTAG
- a CDS encoding peptidylprolyl isomerase, which produces MADQLYATLRTSLGDIEIRLLPNHAPRTVRNFVDLATGGREWTHPATGTRSRNRLYDGTVFHRVLDKFMIQGGDPLGNGTGGPGYEFPDEFHPDLAFNRPYLLAMANAGPGTNGSQFFVTVSPTAWLTGKHTIFGEVPTTAGRRVVDAIASLPANPRTNRPYQDVVLESVLIGPPDF; this is translated from the coding sequence GTGGCCGATCAGTTGTACGCCACCCTCAGGACCAGCCTGGGCGACATCGAGATCCGGCTTCTGCCGAACCACGCTCCCAGGACCGTTCGCAACTTCGTCGACCTTGCCACCGGCGGCCGCGAATGGACCCATCCCGCGACGGGTACCCGGTCGAGGAACCGGCTCTACGACGGCACGGTGTTCCACCGGGTCCTCGACAAGTTCATGATCCAGGGCGGTGATCCGCTGGGGAACGGGACCGGGGGACCGGGATACGAGTTCCCGGACGAGTTCCATCCCGACCTCGCGTTCAACCGGCCGTATCTGCTCGCCATGGCCAACGCCGGACCGGGTACGAACGGCTCGCAGTTCTTCGTGACCGTCTCACCCACCGCATGGCTGACGGGGAAGCACACCATCTTCGGCGAGGTCCCGACCACGGCCGGGCGCAGGGTCGTGGACGCCATCGCGTCGCTTCCGGCGAATCCGCGGACGAACCGGCCCTACCAGGACGTCGTCCTGGAGTCGGTCCTGATCGGGCCTCCGGATTTCTGA
- a CDS encoding PP2C family protein-serine/threonine phosphatase codes for MRRQPWLDRALVAIVGRPRRRLGWLMPLALLLIVCSADWNTTGDFRVLSWLVVVPVVAAVLCPVGTTALFAVASVVAYALIDQAWEHEFRSGLPDFILVSTGGLLAVAAAWMRRRGERRALSVRNVADTTRATVIRPLPPNWGGLLHAHIYLPADAEARLGGDFYDIQPSPWGTRALLGDVQGKGLGAVAVAANLLGTFREAGFHQPDLRMVAKRMEIRMERNRLYEQAMGYKDGDRFATAVLLDFPAPGSDDGYVDIINFGHDPPFAVSARGIRRLDSGSRLPLGLNELAPAPDRFEGPHRFPLAADETVLLTTDGVTEARDGAGRFFPLAESLEAAVIADPQLADSPYRLVRAVRDRMLRHVYGRLQDDTTIFAVRVARPPADSGGSALAHTVWTEHSPAATAVPGWQDSTELP; via the coding sequence TTGCGCCGGCAGCCGTGGCTGGACCGCGCGCTGGTGGCGATCGTCGGACGACCCCGCCGCCGCCTCGGCTGGCTGATGCCACTGGCCCTGCTCCTGATCGTCTGCTCGGCCGACTGGAACACCACGGGCGACTTCCGGGTGCTGTCCTGGCTCGTGGTGGTTCCCGTCGTGGCCGCCGTCCTCTGCCCGGTCGGCACCACCGCCCTGTTCGCAGTCGCCTCCGTGGTCGCGTACGCGCTGATCGACCAGGCGTGGGAGCACGAGTTCCGCTCAGGGCTGCCCGATTTCATCCTGGTCTCCACGGGTGGGCTGCTCGCTGTCGCAGCCGCGTGGATGCGCCGTCGCGGTGAGCGGCGGGCGCTCTCCGTCCGGAACGTGGCGGACACCACGCGGGCCACCGTGATCCGGCCGCTCCCGCCCAACTGGGGGGGACTGCTCCATGCGCACATCTACCTGCCCGCCGACGCGGAAGCCCGGCTGGGCGGCGACTTCTACGACATCCAGCCGAGCCCTTGGGGGACGCGCGCACTCCTCGGTGACGTACAGGGCAAAGGCCTGGGAGCCGTGGCGGTGGCGGCCAATCTGCTGGGCACCTTCCGTGAGGCCGGGTTCCACCAACCCGATCTCCGGATGGTCGCCAAGCGCATGGAGATCAGGATGGAGCGCAACCGGCTCTACGAACAGGCGATGGGCTACAAGGACGGGGACCGGTTCGCGACGGCGGTGCTGCTGGACTTCCCGGCGCCCGGGTCCGACGACGGGTACGTCGACATCATCAACTTCGGGCACGATCCGCCTTTCGCGGTCAGCGCCCGTGGGATACGCCGGCTGGACAGCGGCAGCAGGCTCCCGCTCGGACTCAACGAGCTGGCTCCGGCGCCGGACCGGTTCGAAGGGCCGCACCGGTTCCCTCTGGCGGCGGACGAGACCGTGCTGCTCACCACGGACGGGGTGACCGAAGCCCGTGACGGAGCAGGAAGGTTCTTCCCGCTCGCCGAGTCGCTGGAGGCGGCGGTGATCGCCGACCCGCAACTCGCCGACTCGCCGTACCGCCTGGTCAGGGCCGTACGGGACCGGATGCTGCGGCACGTGTACGGACGGCTCCAGGACGACACCACGATCTTCGCCGTGCGGGTCGCGCGTCCCCCGGCGGACTCGGGCGGATCCGCGCTCGCCCACACCGTGTGGACCGAGCACTCCCCGGCAGCCACTGCCGTGCCCGGTTGGCAGGACTCCACCGAGCTCCCCTGA
- a CDS encoding rhomboid family intramembrane serine protease, with translation MDQQPPADRDPSEEGGSPQVCYRHPDRSAGIRCTRCERPICTACMVSASVGFQCPECVRNAAGTGHHPAASRPRTLTGGTVSADPHLVTKILLAVNVAVFAAVWLTGRSWLVEDLMMLGRAWDPQPFPGAWVGVAEGQWYRLLTSVFLHEELLHIAFNMLGLWWLGGPLEAALGRIRFLALYLLSGLAGSAVTYWMSAQNQGSLGASGAVFGLLGATVVLMRRMNYDLRPALVILALNVLFSLRPGVAWQAHLGGLVAGTLIAVALVHAPRTRRIAVQCGACALVLVVTAVIVLARTAVLT, from the coding sequence ATGGACCAGCAGCCGCCGGCAGACCGGGACCCGTCCGAGGAGGGCGGGTCGCCGCAGGTCTGTTACCGCCATCCGGACCGGAGCGCGGGGATCCGCTGCACCCGCTGCGAGCGGCCGATCTGCACCGCGTGCATGGTCAGCGCCTCCGTGGGCTTCCAGTGCCCGGAATGCGTGCGGAACGCGGCCGGGACGGGCCACCACCCGGCCGCCTCGCGGCCGCGCACGCTCACCGGGGGGACGGTCTCGGCCGATCCCCACCTGGTCACGAAGATCCTGCTCGCGGTCAACGTCGCCGTGTTCGCCGCCGTCTGGCTCACCGGCAGGTCGTGGCTGGTGGAGGACCTCATGATGCTGGGCCGCGCCTGGGATCCCCAGCCCTTCCCGGGCGCCTGGGTGGGGGTCGCCGAGGGGCAGTGGTATCGCCTGCTCACGTCGGTGTTCCTCCACGAGGAACTGCTGCACATCGCGTTCAACATGCTCGGGCTGTGGTGGCTGGGCGGGCCCCTGGAGGCCGCTCTCGGCCGGATCCGCTTCCTCGCGCTGTATCTGCTCTCCGGCCTGGCGGGAAGCGCGGTCACCTACTGGATGAGCGCGCAGAACCAGGGCTCGCTGGGAGCCTCCGGGGCGGTCTTCGGCCTTCTGGGGGCCACCGTCGTCCTCATGCGGCGGATGAACTACGACCTGCGGCCGGCCCTCGTCATCCTGGCGTTGAACGTCCTCTTCAGCCTGCGGCCCGGGGTGGCCTGGCAGGCCCACCTCGGCGGGCTGGTCGCCGGCACGCTCATCGCCGTCGCCCTGGTGCACGCACCCCGCACGAGGCGGATCGCGGTGCAGTGCGGAGCCTGCGCACTGGTCCTGGTGGTGACCGCTGTGATCGTTCTTGCTCGTACTGCCGTATTGACCTGA
- the crgA gene encoding cell division protein CrgA, translating to MPKSRIRKKAGFTPLPANQATTIKLGNRGWIAPVMLGLFLIGLAWIVLFYVTDGSLPIEALHNWNIVVGFGLIGGGFAVSTQWK from the coding sequence GTGCCGAAGTCACGTATCCGCAAGAAGGCCGGTTTCACGCCGCTCCCGGCGAACCAGGCGACCACCATCAAGCTGGGGAACCGCGGCTGGATCGCTCCGGTGATGCTGGGGCTCTTCCTCATCGGTCTGGCCTGGATCGTCCTGTTCTACGTGACCGACGGCTCGCTCCCCATCGAGGCGCTCCACAACTGGAACATCGTGGTCGGCTTCGGGCTCATCGGCGGCGGCTTCGCCGTCTCCACGCAGTGGAAGTAG
- a CDS encoding DUF5324 family protein, whose amino-acid sequence MTRIDSVRAATDSAKDSAQHAAEVVAPYADTAKIQAAHYANEARVRLAPKVSAAAQQARVQYVAHVAPRIEQARAHVPPKLDGAARDAAVRTRKAAKNAADYTVPRFEHAVAVAQPVAEEAQVRSAAALAALRGQVTAKDIQRLARKNVRRAKTGRFVKGFVVFSLVAGGAVAAWRWWDRQANPDWLVEPSEPTAVGDSPTPLSSVDGTDLDPEVRAKQADAEAGDLNGQGRDDRI is encoded by the coding sequence GTGACCCGCATCGACAGCGTGCGCGCCGCAACCGACTCGGCGAAGGACAGCGCGCAGCACGCCGCGGAAGTGGTGGCGCCCTACGCCGACACAGCCAAGATCCAAGCCGCGCACTACGCCAACGAGGCTCGCGTGCGCCTCGCACCCAAGGTGTCGGCCGCCGCACAGCAGGCCCGCGTCCAGTACGTCGCGCACGTCGCGCCGCGCATCGAACAGGCCCGTGCCCATGTGCCCCCGAAGCTCGACGGCGCCGCCCGTGATGCCGCCGTACGGACCCGTAAGGCGGCCAAGAACGCGGCCGACTACACGGTGCCCCGCTTCGAGCACGCGGTGGCCGTGGCACAGCCGGTCGCCGAGGAGGCCCAGGTGCGCAGCGCTGCGGCTCTCGCCGCCCTGCGCGGTCAGGTCACCGCCAAGGACATCCAGCGACTCGCCAGGAAGAACGTCCGCCGAGCCAAGACGGGCCGTTTCGTCAAGGGTTTCGTCGTCTTCTCCCTGGTCGCCGGTGGCGCTGTCGCGGCATGGCGGTGGTGGGACCGTCAGGCCAACCCGGACTGGCTGGTGGAGCCCTCGGAGCCCACTGCGGTGGGGGACTCCCCGACGCCGCTGAGCTCGGTCGACGGCACCGACCTTGACCCCGAGGTGCGGGCCAAGCAGGCGGACGCCGAGGCCGGTGACCTCAACGGTCAGGGCCGCGACGACCGGATCTGA
- a CDS encoding aminodeoxychorismate/anthranilate synthase component II encodes MSARVLVVDNYDSFVFNLVQYLYQLGAECEVLRNDEVTTAHAQDGFDGVLLSPGPGAPEQAGVCIDMVRHCAATGVPVFGVCLGMQAMAVAYGGVVDRAPELLHGKTSPVSHDGQGVFAGLPSPFTATRYHSLAAEPSALPVELEVTARTADGIVMGLRHRELAVEGVQFHPESVLTEHGHLMLANWLVRCGDTGAVGRSAGLTPVVGKAVA; translated from the coding sequence GTGAGCGCACGCGTTCTGGTCGTGGACAACTACGACAGCTTCGTCTTCAACCTCGTGCAGTACCTCTATCAGCTCGGCGCGGAGTGCGAGGTACTCCGCAACGACGAGGTCACCACCGCCCATGCCCAGGACGGTTTCGACGGGGTCCTGCTCTCGCCCGGGCCCGGCGCTCCCGAGCAGGCCGGTGTCTGCATCGACATGGTGCGCCACTGCGCCGCGACGGGCGTTCCGGTCTTCGGTGTCTGCCTCGGCATGCAGGCAATGGCCGTGGCGTACGGCGGGGTCGTGGACCGTGCCCCGGAGCTGCTGCACGGCAAGACCTCGCCGGTGAGCCACGACGGGCAGGGCGTCTTCGCGGGGCTGCCGTCCCCCTTCACCGCCACCCGCTACCACTCGCTGGCCGCCGAACCCTCCGCGCTCCCCGTGGAGCTGGAGGTCACCGCGCGGACGGCCGACGGCATCGTCATGGGGTTGCGCCACCGCGAACTCGCGGTCGAGGGCGTGCAGTTCCACCCCGAGTCGGTGCTCACCGAGCACGGGCACCTGATGCTGGCCAACTGGCTCGTCCGGTGCGGCGACACGGGCGCGGTGGGCAGATCGGCGGGGCTCACGCCGGTGGTGGGCAAGGCCGTCGCGTGA